From the Equus quagga isolate Etosha38 chromosome 16, UCLA_HA_Equagga_1.0, whole genome shotgun sequence genome, one window contains:
- the ZNF16 gene encoding zinc finger protein 16, with amino-acid sequence MPSLRARPEETEMEPSVPGPSPWTPTAQACVSDAPSVTHPGSALRGPLCCGNTEPRTTSHHHQQPDWDTRTEGKEFLQKEEVSENLELQAGMSENYTSDVSQAPELGELCDDVLERDWGVPDDETRVQSLCRKGDFTPVAVLPKGPLGESELDSDDFERNFSLSPNPVAYPGVPVEERLPPYDLCGQSFQHGVDLFSCEGLRTAESPFICNECGKTFSQNSVLRNHQRSHVREKPYECSVCGKVFSVHSNLVRHQVNHGGEKPYVCSECGKAFSQSSSLKKHQKSHVSEKPYECSECGKAFRRSSNLIQHQRIHSGEKPYVCSECGKAFRRSSNLIKHHRIHTGEKPFECNECGKAFSQSSHLRKHQRVHTGERPYECNECGKPFSRVSNLIKHHRVHTGEKPYKCSDCGKAFSQSSSLIQHRRIHTGEKPHVCSVCGKAFSYSSVLRKHQIIHTGEKPYECGVCGKAFSHSSALIQHQGVHTGDKPYECHECGKTFGRSSNLILHQRVHTGEKPYECTECGKTFSQSSTLIQHQRIHNGLKPHECNQCGKTFNRSSNLIHHQKVHTGEKPYMCVECGKGFSQSSHLIQHQIIHTGERPYKCNECGKSFSQRSVLIQHQRIHTGVKPYDCTACGKAFSQRSKLVKHQLIHTRE; translated from the exons ATGCCCAGCCTCAGAGCTCGCCCCGAAGAGACAGAAATGGAGCCCTCGGTTCCTGGACCATCCCCTTGGACCCCCACAGCCCAGGCCTGTGTGAGTGATGCTCCCAGTGTGACCCACCCTGGATCTGCCCTCCGTGGTCCCCTCTGCTGTGGCAACACTGAGCCAAGAACCACCTCCCATCACCATCAGCAGCCAG ATTGGGACACCAGGACTGAAGGCAAGGAATTTCTTCAGAAGGAGGAAGTTTCTGAGAATTTGGAACTACAGGCAGGAATGTCAGAAAACTATACCAGTGATGTTTCCCAGGCACCTGAGCTTGGAGAACTCTGTGACGATGTGTTAGAAAGAGACTGGGGAGTCCCTGATGACGAGACACGGGTGCAGTCCCTCTGCCGGAAGGGGGACTTCACACCAGTGGCCGTGCTTCCTAAGGGCCCTTTAGGAGAGAGTGAGCTGGACTCGGATGATTTTGAGAGAAACTTCAGTCTGAGCCCAAACCCAGTGGCATATCCGGGAGTCCCTGTGGAAGAGAGACTGCCTCCGTACGACCTGTGTGGCCAGAGCTTCCAACACGGCGTGGACCTGTTTAGCTGTGAGGGGCTTCGCACAGCTGAAAGCCCATTCATTTGCAATGAGTGTGGGAAAACCTTCAGCCAGAACTCAGTTCTTAGGAATCATCAGAGGTCTCATGTGCGTGAGAAGCCGTATGAGTGCAGTGTATGTGGGAAGGTCTTCAGTGTGCACTCAAACCTCGTGAGGCACCAGGTGAACCATGGTGGAGAGAAGCCTTATGtgtgcagtgaatgtggaaagGCTTTCAGCCAGAGCTCGAGCCTTAAAAAGCACCAGAAGTCCCACGTGAGTGAGAAGCCCTACGAGTGCAgcgaatgtgggaaggccttcaggcGGAGCTCAAACCTCATCCAGCATCAGAGAATCCACTCCGGGGAGAAGCCGTACgtgtgcagtgaatgtgggaaggccttcaggcGGAGCTCAAACCTCATTAAACACCACAGGATCCACACAGGCGAGAAGCCTTTTGAGTGCAATGagtgtgggaaagctttcagccAGAGCTCACACCTGCGGAAGCATCAGCGGGTCCACACTGGAGAGAGACCTTATGAGTGTAACGAGTGCGGCAAACCCTTCAGCCGGGTCTCCAATCTCATTAAGCACCACAGggtccacactggagagaaaccctataagtGCAGTGACTGCGGAAAGGCCTTCAGTCAGAGTTCGAGCCTCATTCAGCACcggagaattcacactggagaaaagcctcacgtgtgtagtgtgtgtgggaaagccttcagttaCAGCTCGGTGCTCAGAAAGCACCAGATAATCCACACAGGGGAGAAGCCATATGAGTGTGGCGTCTGCGGGAAGGCCTTCAGCCACAGCTCAGCCCTCATTCAGCATCAGGGCGTCCACACAGGCGACAAGCCCTACGAGTGTCACGAGTGCGGGAAGACGTTCGGTCGCAGCTCCAACCTTATCCTCCACCAGcgagttcacactggagagaaaccctatgaatgtactgaatgtgggaaaaccttcagCCAGAGCTCAACTCTCATTCAGCATCAGAGAATCCATAATGGATTGAAGCCCCATGAGTGTAACCAGTGTGGTAAAACCTTCAATCGAAGCTCAAACCTCATCCACCACCAGAAAGttcacactggggagaagccgTACATGTGTGTTGAATGTGGTAAGGGCTTCAGTCAGAGTTCACACCTTATTCAGCATCAGATAATCCACACTGGTGAGAGGCCCTATAAGTGCAATGAGTGTGGGAAGTCCTTCAGCCAGCGTTCAGTCCTTATCCAGCACCAGAGGATTCACACTGGGGTGAAGCCCTACGACTGCACTGcttgtgggaaagccttcagccaGCGGTCGAAGTTGGTCAAGCACCAGCTGATCCACACCAGGGAGTGA